A window of Atribacterota bacterium genomic DNA:
AGGAAGGGAGGAAGAAGCGCAAAGTGAGGATCCAAACCCACCACCAGAGGCCCGGTTTTTTCGATCTTCTCTGCCACCTGATCAGCAAAATTCACCATCCACGATACTCCTTTCTCGCATAACCACTCTGCCGCCCACGATCGTATACACCGGCCATCCCCGAAGCGACCATCCGTCAAAAGGACAGTTTCTCCCTTTCGACTCAAACTGGTTTACCGTCACTTCCCACTCGGTGTCTGGATCCACAATGGTTATGTCGGCTATTTTCCCTTCCTCCAGCACACCACGTTCTTTGAGATTCAAGAATCGAGCCGGGTTGTGGCTCAGCTTCCTCCACAGATTTACCCAGTCAATCACTCCCTCTTCAACCAGCGCTTTCACATAGAGCGGTACCGCGATTTCTAAATTCGAAATGCCAAACGCTGCATCCAAGAAATTCCCCTCCTTGTCCTCAGCCGTATGCGGAGCATGATCCGAAGCCAGGATCTCAATCACACCCTCGCGTATTCCCTCTTTCAAAGCTTCTACGTCTTTTTTACTTCGAAGGGGAGGTTTAACCTTGGCAAAGTTACCCATTTGCGCCACATCCTGATCCGTAAGAAGTAGGTGATGCGGTGTCACGTCAGCACCGACCGGAATAAATTTCTGGAAATACCGGAGAAGTTCCACCCCAAAAGCCGTGGAAAGATGTGTAACGTGGATTTTCGCTCCGGTATAAAGGGCCAGAACCAAATCCCGAGCAATCATGGCGTTCTCGGCCACTTCAGGTATTCCTCTATATCCCAGAAGGAACGCCGCCTCTCCTTGATGCATGTGCCCTCCGCCAGCGATTTCTTCATCTTCCTCATGGAGGAGAAAAGGGAGATCAAAATATCGAGAATACTGAAAAGCAAGGTAAAGAAGATGCGCACTCTGTACACACTTACCATCGTCGCTCAGTGCCACAATTCCGGCTTTTTTGAGTAGTCCAAAATCGGTCATATTCTTCCCCTCACATCCCATAGTCACTGCCCCGCAGGGGAAAATGTTCGCTAGCCCTACCTCCTGACTCCGGTATCCAATAAATCGGACCACCATAGGAGTATCAATGGGAGGCTTGGTATTGGGCATACAGACCACGGATGTAAACCCACCTTTGACTGCCGCCCGGCTTCCGGTCACAAGGTCTTCTTTGGTCTCTTCACCAGGTTCGCGAAAATGAACATGGAGATTGATTAACCCAGGTCCCACCAGAAGTGAAGAAGCATCGATGACGTGGGCCTGGGGGTCCTGGATTCCCTTTCCCATCCGGACGATTACTCCGTCTTCGATGAGGATATCTTCGTCAACCAGTAATCGTTTATGAGGTAAAACCAAGG
This region includes:
- a CDS encoding dihydroorotase, with the translated sequence MGKKILIKRGTLVLPHKRLLVDEDILIEDGVIVRMGKGIQDPQAHVIDASSLLVGPGLINLHVHFREPGEETKEDLVTGSRAAVKGGFTSVVCMPNTKPPIDTPMVVRFIGYRSQEVGLANIFPCGAVTMGCEGKNMTDFGLLKKAGIVALSDDGKCVQSAHLLYLAFQYSRYFDLPFLLHEEDEEIAGGGHMHQGEAAFLLGYRGIPEVAENAMIARDLVLALYTGAKIHVTHLSTAFGVELLRYFQKFIPVGADVTPHHLLLTDQDVAQMGNFAKVKPPLRSKKDVEALKEGIREGVIEILASDHAPHTAEDKEGNFLDAAFGISNLEIAVPLYVKALVEEGVIDWVNLWRKLSHNPARFLNLKERGVLEEGKIADITIVDPDTEWEVTVNQFESKGRNCPFDGWSLRGWPVYTIVGGRVVMRERSIVDGEFC